The following proteins are encoded in a genomic region of Drosophila miranda strain MSH22 chromosome 4, D.miranda_PacBio2.1, whole genome shotgun sequence:
- the LOC108162425 gene encoding meiosis regulator and mRNA stability factor 1, giving the protein MGERLYSWSCDRAGKLPTAFYAQAQSQAQSQVQAQAQAQAPGVLCADFSNAGACLAGGLRYYNSNGLAGYMQPPGMLPGKYASIPSTPMPTQLDVCQHAHMNGSASCFNRNRYMPYNHSRSCAAAAAVAAVTGHPLLHNHPQQQQQVVAATLSLTRGSQTYQSYDSVYQPNSMCPLPLPMAPTAAPPAISASVSSSVATDQASSIGEGSGQTYATITDPSDAVTLQITNLDYSLDESSLRNFLMNQLKPITPVVSLIFEGSSYAKVTVPDLYFAKQVVSNLHRKKIGHKRMLVSYTRDSSLTEVNTLRCQVAGLLKDVPYYTLPMYKFRELFQSRFKTSISVLDLYKMQDICTINSDNNEDKFISLQPELVNTLESSPLMEGLQHSVPYCTVHFKKEQHKGWAEQDIEPLPNVFMTISEIQKLIYPLLKHHPGDIPVATLLHCIEGQLKVSIMANESGVNLEHLVCCVQGIQIQVNNFGIKILGWLELNKEMTSSIGATSCGSNSSSLNGSDRSNLSGGSYFKNSVADPLYQISREVIELVKMSPKSTMKFNRFIPAYHNHFGKQCRVADYGYTKLIELFEALSSVVQIMGDGENRQITLTHRTQIRRFTSDLLRVLRAHGNNSVLLSQLPGIFAQTQSRNFDVTDYGVCNIVDILDGLVNSNIVVLSTVQQGKDILISMPKRKQTNSELEKTCVFAGEMVELFQNSLQYTILFQKFVRSYHYHFAYQCRLSDYGFLKLADLMDAIHGVVEMELTGDEDKKILLSPKVARRVFAEQCEDLIRNVTGNSTNCMRLEQVLKLHKKKYGYQMQPQTLGVSDIATAIELLPYVEVQHKDHATWLICHNDDLEFRQLCYRACKHLLQQECAAPSATVQSASSLASLAPEPFPKAQFISEFNAKHTIQLTETALLAMRHTIEIYEESDQQCVRLTSFMRFLISIVRMLEQRPSMYLYEIKSGLDCGLSTTFEYGFPNLYSVVAAHEDLFTINKGPTQERSDVSLNVNCELRISSGVSHQHLFGSLKLPYAKHKAQRPYRTPLGEHNRPPPAQAPPPHKTRKTEYANSVVGASNASFKPQVNSFQNYQEQYNTKCSPPSANSSLLNSFGSSAGNLSLCNSCCNKENSLNTSLQLFNSSFNSSGELNGSLGAGDLTNITSSTAIMPGTPHAHSSGKLWHRRQASFYPQQMQHPLQPSAVQHSVNASGDLYDLVSCTGTSMGSIYESANPDAHPPEKLPFWIDPVWSNQSEQQQPNQNVLNIRLPELKSLNVLPMLLSPYTISKNENMKRQLFNFDNHDRKIA; this is encoded by the exons ATGGGCGAACGTTTGTatag TTGGTCGTGTGACAGGGCTGGAAAACTACCGACTGCTTTCTATGCACAGGCGCAGTCGCAGGCACAGAGCCAGgtacaggcacaggcacaggcacaggcaccgGGCGTACTTTGTGCGGATTTCAGCAATGCCGGAGCCTGTCTAGCGGGGGGATTGCGCTACTACAACAGCAACGGATTGGCCGGGTACATGCAGCCACCAGGAATGCTGCCAGGAAAGTACGCCAGTATTCCGTCCACGCCTATGCCGACCCAGTTGGATGTGTGCCAGCATGCTCATATGAATGGTAGCGCTTCCTGCTTCAACCGAAATCGCTATATGCCGTACAATCACAGTCGCTCCTGCGCGGCTGCAGCGGCTGTTGCCGCCGTAACCGGTCATCCGTTGCTGCACAACCatccacagcagcaacaacaggttGTGGCGGCCACCTTGAGCTTGACCCGTGGCTCCCAGACGTATCAGTCATACGACTCCGTCTATCAGCCAAACAGCATGTGCCCTCTCCCCCTGCCCATGGCCCCGACGGCAGCTCCCCCCGCTATAAGCGCCTCAGTCAGCAGCAGTGTTGCCACGGACCAAGCCAGCAGCATTGGGGAGGGGTCTGGTCAGACCTACGCCACCATTACCGATCCCAGTGATGCAGTCACTCTGCAAATTACCAATCTAGACTACTCACTGGATGAGTCAAGTCTGCGCAACTTCCTTATGAACCAACTGAAGCCCATCACGCCGGTGGTGTCGCTGATCTTTGAGGGCAGCTCCTATGCCAAGGTCACTGTGCCGGATCTTTAT TTTGCCAAACAGGTCGTGTCCAATTTGCATCGAAAGAAGATTGGGCACAAGCGCATGCTGGTCAGCTACACACGCGACTCTTCTCTGACCGAGGTCAACACGTTGCGTTGCCAGGTCGCTGGACTGCTGAAG GATGTTCCGTACTATACACTGCCGATGTATAAGTTCCGAGAGCTTTTCCAGTCGCGTTTTAAAACCTCAATCAGTGTTCTGGATTTGTACAAAATGCAGGACATCTGTACCATCAACTCGGATAACAACGAGGATAAGTTTATTAGTCTACAGCCAGAGCTCGTAAACACATTGGAGAGCTCACCTCTAATGGAGGGACTGCAGCACAGTGTCCCTTATTGCACCGTTCACTTCAAGAAGGAGCAGCACAAGGGATGGGCAGAGCAGGATATTGAGCCGCTGCCCAACGTGTTTATGACCATCTCAGAGATCCAGAAGCTCATTTATCCGCTGCTCAAGCATCATCCAGGTGACATACCCGTGGCCACTCTCCTTCACTGTATTGAGGGACAGTTGAAGGTGTCGATTATGGCCAACGAAAGCGGTGTCAACCTGGAGCACTTGGTCTGCTGTGTCCAGGGCATACAGATACAGGTGAATAACTTCGGCATTAAGATTCTCGGCTGGTTGGAGCTGAACAAAGAGATGACGTCCTCGATTGGAGCCACCTCCTGCGGCTCGAATTCGAGTAGTTTAAATGGCAGCGACCGTTCGAATCTCTCGGGCGGCAGCTACTTTAAGAACTCTGTCGCTGATCCGCTCTATCAGATTTCGCGCGAGGTAATCGAACTGGTAAAGATGTCGCCAAAGTCGACGATGAAGTTCAATCGCTTTATCCCGGCATATCACAATCATTTTGGCAAGCAATGTCGAGTGGCAGACTATGGCTACACCAAGCTCATTGAGCTCTTTGAGGCTCTGTCCTCCGTGGTCCAGATAATGGGTGACGGAGAGAATCGCCAGATCACTCTAACTCATCGCACTCAGATACGTAGATTCACGTCCGACCTGCTGCGGGTCCTACGAGCGCATGGTAATAACTCGGTTCTGCTTTCCCAACTACCGGGCATTTTTGCTCAGACCCAGAGTCGGAATTTTGACGTAACTGACTATGGAGTGTGCAACATTGTGGACATTCTGGATGGCCTGGTCAACTCCAATATTGTGGTCTTGAGCACCGTGCAGCAGGGAAAGGACATACTCATTTCAATGCCGAAGCGCAAGCAGACAAACAGCGAGCTCGAAAAAACCTGCGTTTTTGCGGGGGAAATGGTGGAGCTCTTCCAGAACTCCCTCCAGTACACAATACTGTTTCAAAAGTTCGTACGTTCGTATCACTATCACTTCGCATACCAGTGTCGTCTCAGCGACTACGGGTTCCTGAAGCTGGCCGACCTCATGGACGCCATTCATGGTGTGGTTGAAATGGAGTTGACCGGTGATGAGGACAAGAAAATCCTCCTCTCGCCAAAGGTGGCCAGGCGTGTGTTTGCAGAGCAGTGCGAGGACCTCATACGGAATGTCACTGGCAACTCCACGAACTGCATGAGACTGGAGCAGGTGCTGAAGTTGCACAAGAAGAAGTATGGCTACCAGATGCAGCCACAGACCTTGGGTGTATCGGATATAGCCACAGCCATCGAGCTGTTGCCCTATGTGGAGGTACAGCACAAGGACCACGCCACCTGGCTGATTTGTCACAATGATGATCTAGAATTCCGCCAGCTGTGTTATCGGGCCTGTAAGCATCTACTGCAGCAAGAGTGTGCAGCGCCATCAGCTACAGTTCAATCTGCCAGCTCGTTAGCATCACTTGCCCCCGAGCCTTTCCCTAAAGCTCAATTCATTAGCGAATTCAACGCAAAACACACGATCCAGCTTACAGAGACGGCTTTGCTTGCCATGCGACACACCATCGAG ATCTACGAGGAAAGCGATCAGCAGTGCGTTCGCCTTACCAGCTTTATGAGGTTTCTGATCTCGATAGTCCGAATGCTGGAACAACGGCCCAGCATGTATCTGTACGAGATCAAGAGCGGACTGGACTGTGGGCTCAGCACAACCTTTGAGTATGGATTTCCCAACTTATATTCGGTGGTTGCCGCGCATGAGGATCTCTTTACGATTAACAAGGGACCCACGCAGGAAAGGAGCGATGTGTCACTGAATGTGAACTGCGAGT TGCGTATCAGTTCGGGTGTCAGTCACCAGCATTTGTTCGGCTCCCTGAAGTTGCCCTATGCGAAGCACAAGGCGCAGCGCCCCTACCGTACTCCCCTGGGCGAACACAATCGTCCACCACCTGCTCAGGCGCCGCCGCCGCACAAAACCCGAAAAACTGAATATGCGAACAGTGTGGTAGGTGCATCCAATGCGTCCTTCAAGCCGCAGGTTAACAGCTTCCAGAACTACCAGGAGCAGTATAACACCAAGTGCTCTCCACCGAGTGCGAACTCCTCGTTGCTGAATAGTTTTGGGTCGAGTGCGGGAAACCTTAGCTTGTGCAACAGCTGCTGCAACAAGGAGAACTCCCTAAACACGTCCCTCCAGCTGTTCAACAGTTCGTTCAACTCATCTGGAGAGCTGAACGGTAGTCTTGGAGCCGGAGACTTGACCAACATTACATCTAGCACTGCCATAATGCCCGGCACTCCGCACGCGCATTCGTCGGGAAAGCTATGGCATCGCCGTCAGGCTAGTTTCTATCCTCAGCAGATGCAGCATCCACTACAACCCTCCGCTGTGCAGCACTCGGTAAATGCATCTGGCGATCTATATGATTTGGTTAGCTGTACTGGAACGTCGATGGGCTCCATCTATGAGTCAGCCAATCCTGATGCGCACCCCCCAGAG AAATTACCTTTTTGGATCGATCCCGTTTGGAGCAATCAATcggaacagcaacagcccAATCAAAATGTACTCAATATTCGTCTCCCCGAACTAAAGTCGCTTAATGTGTTGCCCATGCTGCTGTCCCCGTATACTATATCCAAAAATGAGAACATGAAGCGACAGCTATTTAATTTCGACAATCATGACCGTAAAATAGCTTAA